A region from the Scylla paramamosain isolate STU-SP2022 unplaced genomic scaffold, ASM3559412v1 Contig2, whole genome shotgun sequence genome encodes:
- the LOC135095996 gene encoding uncharacterized protein LOC135095996, with the protein MSDQNEAHGTPRRSSSSSSEKKRREKDSVPLPASKRRATQDTGVKDGPSQPRPECGSPPAVAGPSRANTTTECSSGGETINRLSALLSDLIEKLDNNPVREDEPYDNCENIRGLHDISSSEEDATVNSVGLLDPLDELDTFHSMPASQDCDEVDFLKALGEFSGLFHSEEQKGEPLSERLASILNLSLRRRPSAEGIKSTCEKIKLPSNVPNLKVPVTNAAVSKAMSFGGKLIDAKLTQTNGLISKALVPIALCISDIGEKKGKNINSYLDGLNMSLRLLLITLINYGKKLHGSMFTTLPWPSFASGSMRLDKMLFFRLM; encoded by the coding sequence ATGTCGGACCAGAACGAGGCTCACGGAACGCCAAGGCGTTCGTCATCGTCGTCCTCTGAGAAGAAGAGACGTGAGAAAGACTCTGTGCCTTTACCGGCCAGTAAAAGGAGGGCCACCCAGGACACGGGAGTGAAGGACGGCCCGAGTCAACCACGGCCCGAGTGTGGTTCACCACCAGCTGTGGCCGGCCCAAGTCGCGCCAACACAACAACTGAGTGCTCGTCTGGCGGTGAAACTATCAACCGGCTATCTGCATTGTTGAGTGATTTAATTGAAAAACTCGACAATAACCCAGTACGGGAAGATGAGCCTTACGATAACTGTGAAAATATTCGTGGCCTTCATGACATTTCCTCGTCTGAGGAAGACGCCACAGTAAATTCAGTGGGTTTGCTTGACCCTTTGGATGAACTGGACACGTTCCACTCCATGCCTGCGTCCCAAGACTGTGATGAGGTTGATTTTCTTAAGGCATTAGGGGAATTCTCAGGTCTTTTCCATAGTgaggaacagaaaggagagCCCCTCTCTGAGCGCTTGGCCTCCATCCTGAACTTGAGTTTGAGACGTCGACCCTCCGCTGAAGGTATAAAATCTACTTGTGAAAAAATCAAGCTCCCAAGCAATGTGCCAAACCTAAAAGTTCCGGTGACCAACGCTGCTGTTTCCAAAGCGATGAGTTTTGGTGGAAAATTGATTGACGCCAAGCTTACTCAAACTAATGGCCTGATCTCAAAAGCTTTAGTTCCTATTGCACTGTGCATAAGCGATAtcggggaaaagaaaggaaaaaatataaattcatacTTAGATGGACTAAACATGAGTCTTAGACTGTTATTAATTACATTAATCAACTACGGAAAGAAGTTGCACGGCTCCATGTTCACGACTCTGCCTTGGCCGAGCTTTGCAAGTGGGAGTATGAGGTTGGACAAGATGCTCTTTTTCCGTTTGATGTGA
- the LOC135095886 gene encoding uncharacterized protein LOC135095886 — MPHSTLQCHFENLYYSPVYQEFAFVLGKDSALEGVDSVEALQNRLHLSTALGHNGFLFHVTAVPRDAVQGEVWSLDHHTLVMARFKPDNLFHVLHDDVNEDVGNTRTHPHYPPHFGGIQHLPQEERRRVVSSLRGDKLVNVTCCMDVDWLYRIYQDTVVRLHAHGDAHGHAHEAHTRTNTHRRTRTNALEVNAHRNAHRATREADTHTDAHRDPDAHTDAHEGVLKSVPFSVMLREGLSSLHSSPQSPPLQSSPQPLLQSSLGSSHTLNIYNLATPNKEKCNLATPNKEKCNLATPNREKM; from the exons ATGCCTCACTCCACCTTGCAATGCCACTTTGAGAACCTTTACTACAGTCCGGTATACCAAGAATTTGCATTTGTGCTGGGAAAAGACTCGGCACTGGAAGGTGTGGACAGCGTGGAGGCGTTACAGAACCGCCTCCACCTGTCTACAGCACTGGGACACAACGGTTTCCTCTTCCATGTCACGGCTGTTCCACGCGATGCAGTTCAAGGGGAGGTGTGGAGTCTGGATCACCACACGCTTGTAATGGCGCGTTTCAAGCCGGATAATTTGTTCCACGTGCTTCATGACGACGTCAACGAGGATGTGGGTAACacgcgcacacacccacactaccCGCCACACTTTGGGGGTATTCAGCATCTACCTCAGGAAGAGAGAAGGCGTGTTGTGTCGTCGCTACGCGGAGACAAGCTGGTGAATGTGACGTGTTGCATGGACGTTGACTGGCTCTACAGGATCTACCAGGATACGGTGGTCAGGTTGCACGCACATGGCGACGCACACGGGC ACGCACATGAGGCTCACacgcgcacaaacacacacagacgcacacgtACAAATGCACTTGAGGTTAACGCACACAGAAACGCACACAGGGCCACACGtgaggctgacacacacacagacgcacataGAGACCCAGacgcacacacagatgcacatgagggtgttctcaagagtgttccctTCAGTGTGATGTTGAGAGAGGGGCTGTCATCACTACACtcatcaccacagtcaccaccattacagtcatcaccacaaccattgCTTCAGTCATCCCTTGGGTCatcacacacactaaatatatataatctggccacaccaaataaggaaaaatgtaatctggccacaccaaataaggaaaaatgtaatctggccacaccaaatagagaaaaaatgtaa